Below is a genomic region from Medicago truncatula cultivar Jemalong A17 chromosome 3, MtrunA17r5.0-ANR, whole genome shotgun sequence.
TATATGAGAGTAAGAGCTTTAGAAGGAAGAAGATAATTTGTTGAAATCATTGATTGATTTCATGAGCCACAAAAGCAAGCTTAAATACAACAATTAGAGGTAAAATAATAAACTGATGTAAAATAAAACTACTAATTAAAATAAGCTAATAAACTACCAATTTGCTGTTTTACATATTTTCTCTAAGGAAGCGTTTGGTTTGAATCAAGAGATTTTGTTCGGCTTTCCTCCAATTCTCACCAACACGTTGCAAAACAAGTTTCACATCCTTTTATTTAGCATGTgtatgttaaaaaatatgattaaagtaAGTTATGTGAATAATACACGTTGCAAAAAATTGcaacatatattttgaaatggaggtagtatttttttttcttttcaattgtactaTCTAGTTAAGACGGCTTACACCACTCTCAatttaatactttttattttgcatttataGTAATGATATATAAATCAATACTTTTAGGGTCATATGAGACTGTTTGGACTCAAAAGAGTCGTCAATGCTTGCAGTAGTTGTTGCAGGAAGTTGATGGTAAGTAATTCGATTTCGTGTTGGTGATTGATTCACTCGCCAAACCTTAGACCCGTGCTTAATTGTTATAACTGTTTAGGATTGAATTCACTTTgtggatatttatttttttgtttagttttgtcCGTTAGGGTTGTTGACTGGGTCAGGGTTTTATGTCCCCcagttttattttgtaatttttctttttttaataatatatatgacaATTGACAATAGATTGACAATAGATTAGAGTATGGTATCAATTTAGTTGGACACTATCATTTTCTATGTCATTTTGCTTTTggcctgtaaaaaaaaatataaatcaatacTTGATAAATATAACGTAGTAAAAGtatgaggagtgttatttgaacatccatttggttgacaacttttatgacaaccataatttacaaagaaaaagtaggtatttgcacgaaaaccaaagcaatagagaaataaagtaaaaaataatgtgagtatgagagagaaagttgtcacaaaaattatcataaaatggatgttcaaatatcatttctctaaaagtattaatttatttagttcatatactttttttatttcgtGAAAAATGATCAAACACATCCATATATTATGATACTAAGGGAGTATCATTTTAGATTACTAATTAATGACTCTTATATATTGATTCTCAACACATCTATctattcaactatatatgtatgtgtatgCCACAAATCAAAAGGATAATTTTGACAAATCATGCAAGCCTCTAGCTTCAAGCCTTGGAATCAAAAGAAGCCACCAACCAGAATCATTGCTGGAAGGCTTAATGAAGCCATCAATAAAGATGAAGATTTGATTGAATTGGTGCTTGCACTATTTTTTCCCTTATGTGGACTCTTCACGTTATTAGCTCCTCCATAAACTGTCCTTGCTCTCTTTGACACCTTTGCATGTTGAACAACATGCAATCCTAGATTTGTTTTTTGAGTGCTTGATGTTGGTTTGTTTGATTCCAATATCATACCATACATGTCTGCATGacccaacaaaaataaatattaatattcaaaataagggaaaattagaaagaaaaaaaaataaactaggaAAGAAAAAACTCAATTACATTTAGGCTCCCTTTGTTGCTTTGAAGTACTAAAACCTTCAACTTGTTGTGTGGCTGTGATCTCATGAGCTAAAAAATTGAGGATGGAGATCAacaaaaataaccctaaaagtgatgttttgatcatttttttcaaatattttgaagtAGCTATGAAGTTATTATAGGTGTTAAGAGGCACTTGAATTAGTAgaaaatttcatcatttatataTAGTGGAATTCTTACTAGAGTAAAGATGGTTCTAGTGAGTTTGAATTAGATTCCTTGTAGAAATGTATTTGTCGTGTGCAAATGTTCTGTTTATGTCTAATTCGTTGAATTGATGCATTTGTGATTATCGAATATAATGTGATAACACAGAAAGTATACGAACTTAGAGCTTTTTTCAGAGGAAAAAAGAATAACATGTAACCGAAAATTTAGAAAAGAACATTATTCTTTGTAATAGAAAATGAGAAAAGAATATATTCTTATCTTTCGCTAGATTTGTATTATACTTTTTGTCGGGAGGATAATTTGCCAAAAGGCCAATAGATTAATATGAAATTGAATTCTCTCCATCCAGGTTCAGAtctcaaacaaaattttaagtttGAGATCTAAATCCTTATGCAATCAATGATGGTAGGAAATCTCGATCCAGTAGATATAGAGCTCTTAAAATAGATTACTCGGCCTGTTTAAGGCCGATCCTTACGGACTTTAAGCTTTATTGacctaataaaaaaactatgttgAAATATGAGCTTTTAAAAAACTACTCGAGCACGGCCCTACATGAGCCACGGGCTAAAAGGACTGACCCATagtcaaaattactttttttttaaaataaaaaatactataaaaaactctaataaaatttattataaataatatttttaatatgtttaaataatatttagcacaaaaaaaaattgtaaacatcCGTGGctttaaaaaagtaatattgaaaaaaattacttcAACCAAGCCAAAGTATCTTATATAAAGATAAactgtttttaaaattatattttacaagtcttttatctttttcttttgcaaAATCTAAGATTTGAACCACATATTCAATCTCTTTCACAAAAATATGTGAAGCTTTACCACTAAGTGTAGTACTACCTCTCTAGCGATGAGTATGTGTTATGTTCTAAAAT
It encodes:
- the LOC11443175 gene encoding uncharacterized protein codes for the protein MIKTSLLGLFLLISILNFLAHEITATQQVEGFSTSKQQREPKYMYGMILESNKPTSSTQKTNLGLHVVQHAKVSKRARTVYGGANNVKSPHKGKNSASTNSIKSSSLLMASLSLPAMILVGGFF